A genomic window from Tolypothrix sp. PCC 7910 includes:
- a CDS encoding response regulator: MKILLIEDDEILVSVLANSLTQNNYVVDIAPDGYAGWEYSQAYNYDLILIDVGLPKLDGISLCQRLRSAGNSTPILLITAKDATSDRIRGLDAGADDYLIKPLDLGELQARVRALLRRGDTPVSLLLEIGGLRIDPSSCQVTFNDKLLDLTPKEYSLLELFIRNPSRVFSRGNIIEHLWTFDDPPQEESVKSHIKGLRQKLKAVGAVDWIENVYGLGYRLHPAVKEAREQRREEKAKLPVSNIQQQFNQAMSKLWHQYEGLMQQRMTVLQEAATALTGELPQELRKSAEKEAHKLAGVLGMFELETGTQIAREIEQILGKNAKLSAAQKTQLRSQIPELGNLINLMGQKSHPTTTLIAEEISQRLLLIDPNPQLSSQLQQLVENLSISWQQITELEEAKNLLQTTSPDLVVLNFSEVGHRQESLALLSDLATRTPPIPVLVLAADELAERVTLAQYGARGFLAQPVTSVQIWDVASQLLQRTHDLRVNVLVVDDDPVIIAALRSMLEPWGMRVTALDKPLRFWEVLQSTTPDLLILDVEMPDISGIELCQAVRTDPQWQELPIVFLTAHRDIETVQQVFAVGGDDYVIKPVVGAELLARINHRLERSRLLQSLSTKDPLTGLANQLQSSRDLQQLIAQAQKHQHSLCLAILSVTDLRQINSKYGHETGNQVLQRWSRLFQSAFCSDEVLGYWGNGEFVIGFSGLTKLEVKDRLGNILTTIRQQIFTAANGDRFQAVCNCAVVEYPQDGQNIQFLYQVAIGL, translated from the coding sequence ATGAAAATCTTGCTGATTGAAGACGACGAGATTTTAGTAAGTGTCTTAGCGAATTCTTTAACCCAAAATAACTATGTTGTTGACATCGCGCCAGATGGATATGCGGGTTGGGAATATAGCCAAGCTTATAACTATGACTTGATATTAATAGATGTGGGATTGCCGAAACTGGACGGTATTAGTTTATGTCAACGCTTACGTTCTGCTGGCAATTCCACTCCGATTTTGTTAATTACCGCCAAAGATGCAACTAGCGATCGCATTCGTGGGCTTGATGCTGGTGCTGATGATTATCTCATCAAACCTTTAGATTTAGGAGAACTGCAAGCCAGAGTGAGGGCACTGTTACGTCGGGGGGATACTCCTGTTTCTCTATTGCTGGAAATTGGAGGATTACGTATCGATCCAAGTAGTTGTCAAGTAACATTTAACGATAAGCTGCTGGATTTAACACCAAAAGAATATAGCTTACTAGAGTTATTTATCCGCAATCCTTCCCGAGTTTTCAGCCGGGGCAATATAATTGAGCATCTCTGGACTTTTGACGATCCTCCTCAAGAGGAAAGTGTTAAATCGCACATTAAGGGCTTGCGGCAAAAGTTGAAAGCAGTTGGCGCAGTAGATTGGATTGAAAATGTATATGGTTTAGGATATCGATTGCACCCTGCTGTGAAAGAAGCAAGGGAGCAGAGAAGAGAGGAGAAAGCAAAATTACCCGTCTCTAATATTCAACAGCAATTCAACCAAGCAATGAGTAAGTTGTGGCATCAATATGAAGGGTTGATGCAGCAACGGATGACGGTACTACAAGAAGCAGCCACCGCACTGACTGGGGAGTTACCTCAAGAGTTACGCAAATCCGCAGAAAAAGAAGCCCATAAGCTAGCTGGTGTCTTAGGAATGTTTGAGCTAGAGACGGGTACTCAGATAGCGCGGGAGATTGAACAAATTCTGGGGAAAAATGCCAAATTATCTGCGGCTCAAAAAACGCAATTGCGATCGCAAATTCCAGAGTTGGGTAACTTAATTAACTTGATGGGGCAAAAGTCCCATCCAACTACCACTTTAATTGCAGAGGAAATTAGTCAGCGATTGTTATTAATTGACCCCAATCCGCAACTGAGTTCGCAGTTACAACAACTTGTTGAGAACTTAAGTATAAGCTGGCAGCAAATTACTGAGTTAGAGGAAGCCAAAAACCTACTACAAACAACATCACCAGATTTAGTGGTGCTAAATTTCAGTGAAGTGGGACATCGGCAAGAAAGTTTGGCGCTGTTATCAGATTTAGCTACTCGGACTCCGCCTATACCCGTTTTGGTACTAGCTGCTGATGAATTGGCAGAACGCGTAACTTTGGCGCAGTATGGCGCACGGGGTTTTCTGGCTCAACCTGTAACATCTGTTCAAATTTGGGATGTTGCATCTCAACTATTACAGCGCACTCACGATTTACGAGTGAATGTCTTGGTTGTAGATGACGATCCTGTAATTATAGCCGCATTGCGTTCAATGTTGGAACCTTGGGGTATGCGGGTGACAGCATTAGACAAGCCGTTACGTTTCTGGGAGGTGCTGCAATCTACCACACCAGATTTGTTGATTTTGGATGTGGAAATGCCCGATATCAGCGGCATAGAATTATGCCAAGCAGTTCGCACAGATCCGCAATGGCAGGAATTGCCGATTGTGTTTCTCACCGCACACCGCGACATCGAAACCGTACAGCAGGTGTTTGCGGTTGGGGGAGATGACTATGTAATTAAACCAGTGGTAGGCGCAGAACTGTTAGCGCGCATTAATCATCGCTTAGAACGCAGTCGCTTACTCCAGTCGCTTTCCACTAAAGATCCGCTCACCGGATTAGCAAATCAGTTACAGTCTAGCCGCGACTTGCAGCAGTTAATTGCTCAAGCTCAGAAACATCAGCATTCCCTTTGCTTGGCGATATTGAGTGTGACTGATTTACGCCAAATCAATAGCAAGTATGGGCATGAAACTGGTAACCAAGTATTGCAACGATGGAGTCGTCTATTTCAATCAGCATTTTGTAGCGACGAAGTTCTCGGTTATTGGGGGAATGGAGAATTTGTCATTGGATTTTCTGGGTTAACAAAACTAGAAGTAAAAGACCGCTTGGGTAATATTTTAACTACTATCCGCCAGCAAATATTCACCGCAGCCAATGGCGATCGCTTTCAAGCAGTTTGCAATTGTGCTGTGGTTGAGTATCCTCAAGATGGACAAAACATTCAATTTTTATATCAAGTTGCAATTGGTCTTTAG
- the katG gene encoding catalase/peroxidase HPI, whose product MSSESGCPFTGGGQKFQARHVPSNRDWWPNYLNLSILHQHSPQSNPMGEAFNYALEFQGLDLNAVRQDIYQLMTTSQDWWPADYGHYGPLFIRMAWHSAGTYRIGDGRGGAGSGSQRFEPLNSWPDNANLDKARMLLWPIKQKYGKKISWADLMVFAGNCALESMGFKTLGFAGGRVDVWQPEEDIYWGSEKTWLGDERYSGDRVLLNPLAAVQMGLIYVNPEGPNGEPDPVGSGRDIRETFGRMAMNDAETVALVAGGHTFGKCHGAGEATHVGHVPGGATIVEQGLGWKSTFNTGVGIDAITSGIEGAWTPTPTQWDNSYLETLFKYDWEVVKSPAGAHQWAPKNGAGADTVPDAHDPSKRHAPMMTTADMAMRLDPIYEPISRHYYEHPDEFADAFAKAWFKLTHRDMGPRSRYLGPEIPAEEFLWQDPIPPITHELIDEQDIAVLKGKILASGLSVSQLVATAWASASTFRCSDMRGGANGARIRLAPQKDWEVNQPNQLATVLQTLEAIQQEFNSSQSGGKQVSLADLIVLGGCAGIEQAAKNAGHNVTVPFQPGRADALQEKTDVESFAVLEPTADGFRNYTSGKHSESLEELLVDRAQLLSLSAPQMTVLVGGLRVLGANYGASKHGVFTHRPETLTNDFFVNLLDLGTTWKATSEDEYEFEGSDRKTGSLKWTGTRVDLIFGSNSQLRAIAEVYGAQDSQPKFVYDFVAAWDKVMNLDRYDLK is encoded by the coding sequence ATGAGCAGCGAAAGCGGATGCCCATTTACGGGCGGAGGCCAGAAATTTCAGGCTCGTCATGTGCCGTCGAACCGAGACTGGTGGCCAAATTATTTAAATCTGAGCATCCTCCACCAGCACTCACCCCAGTCTAATCCTATGGGTGAGGCGTTCAACTACGCTCTTGAGTTTCAGGGTCTCGACTTAAATGCTGTGAGGCAAGATATCTATCAGCTGATGACCACCTCTCAAGACTGGTGGCCAGCCGACTACGGTCATTATGGGCCGCTTTTCATCCGTATGGCTTGGCACAGCGCAGGTACATATCGGATTGGCGACGGTCGCGGCGGCGCGGGATCGGGTAGCCAAAGATTTGAGCCACTCAACAGTTGGCCTGACAATGCCAACCTCGACAAGGCGCGGATGTTGCTTTGGCCAATCAAGCAGAAATATGGCAAGAAAATCTCCTGGGCCGACCTCATGGTCTTCGCTGGCAACTGCGCCCTGGAGTCGATGGGCTTCAAGACGCTCGGCTTTGCTGGCGGGCGCGTGGATGTCTGGCAGCCAGAAGAAGATATCTACTGGGGTTCTGAAAAAACCTGGCTCGGCGACGAGCGTTACAGTGGCGATCGCGTGCTACTAAATCCCCTTGCTGCTGTTCAGATGGGTCTAATCTACGTGAACCCGGAAGGGCCAAACGGCGAGCCAGATCCGGTTGGCTCAGGACGCGATATTCGCGAAACCTTTGGGCGGATGGCGATGAATGATGCAGAAACGGTGGCGCTCGTTGCCGGCGGACATACCTTTGGCAAATGTCATGGTGCGGGCGAGGCGACGCACGTAGGTCATGTGCCTGGGGGTGCCACCATTGTGGAGCAGGGTCTCGGCTGGAAGAGCACTTTCAATACAGGTGTCGGCATCGATGCGATCACCAGCGGTATCGAAGGCGCATGGACTCCCACGCCGACGCAATGGGACAACAGCTATCTCGAAACCCTGTTCAAATATGACTGGGAAGTGGTAAAAAGTCCTGCGGGTGCACATCAGTGGGCACCTAAAAATGGCGCTGGTGCGGATACGGTGCCTGACGCACACGATCCATCAAAACGGCACGCCCCGATGATGACTACAGCGGACATGGCCATGAGGCTTGACCCCATCTACGAGCCGATTTCGCGGCACTATTACGAGCATCCAGATGAGTTCGCCGACGCATTTGCCAAGGCGTGGTTCAAGCTGACGCATCGCGACATGGGGCCGCGATCGCGCTATCTCGGCCCAGAAATCCCAGCCGAAGAGTTTTTGTGGCAAGATCCCATCCCCCCAATCACCCATGAATTGATTGATGAGCAGGATATCGCCGTTCTCAAAGGCAAGATTCTGGCTTCAGGACTGTCTGTTTCCCAACTCGTTGCGACTGCTTGGGCATCGGCATCAACGTTCCGCTGCTCCGATATGCGTGGTGGCGCGAACGGGGCACGTATTCGTCTTGCGCCGCAGAAAGATTGGGAAGTCAACCAGCCGAATCAACTGGCAACGGTGCTGCAAACCCTAGAGGCAATCCAACAGGAATTTAACAGCTCGCAGTCTGGGGGGAAGCAGGTTTCGCTGGCTGACTTAATCGTTTTGGGCGGATGTGCAGGTATCGAACAAGCGGCGAAAAATGCTGGTCACAATGTGACGGTTCCCTTCCAGCCAGGGCGCGCGGATGCATTGCAAGAGAAAACGGATGTCGAGTCCTTCGCTGTACTCGAACCGACTGCAGACGGGTTCCGCAACTACACCAGCGGCAAACACAGTGAATCGCTTGAGGAGTTGCTGGTCGATCGGGCGCAATTGCTGAGCCTTTCAGCCCCGCAGATGACGGTTCTCGTGGGTGGCTTACGCGTCTTGGGTGCAAACTATGGAGCGTCTAAACACGGTGTCTTCACCCATCGACCCGAGACGTTAACCAATGACTTCTTCGTGAATCTGCTCGACCTGGGTACAACGTGGAAAGCGACCTCTGAAGATGAATATGAGTTCGAGGGGAGCGATCGCAAAACCGGCTCACTTAAGTGGACTGGTACCCGTGTTGACCTCATCTTCGGCTCAAACTCTCAGCTACGAGCGATCGCGGAAGTCTACGGAGCTCAGGACTCGCAGCCGAAATTTGTGTATGACTTTGTGGCGGCGTGGGACAAGGTGATGAACCTTGATCGCTATGACCTCAAATAG
- a CDS encoding NAD(P)/FAD-dependent oxidoreductase yields METADLIVIGSGQGGIPLAADFAKAGHNVVLFERDALGGSCINYGCTPSKAFLAAAHAAGRARQAAKLGIHTQVQVDFPIVMERVRGIRDRFNQGVRQRLENAGVQVVGAEASFTGEGIVTGKDITVQAPLVVINTGTSSLIPDIPGLAGTPYLTNRNFFDLKELPKRLLVIGAGYIGLELGQGLARLGSETHLIVRGDRVLAQEEPDVSQTLAQALQQDGIYLHFQVNVQRVDFNNNIFTLTLSNGETLEGEALMVVIGRKPNTDALNVAAAGVELDKKGFIKINDQFQTTTKGIYAIGDAAGQPAFTHVSWEDYRRLKAILCGEQRTRSDRVLGYAVYTEPQVGRVGMTLEQAQKQGINARAVTLPIDQIARGIEWGHDLGFYRMVIDRDTDKILGATLVGYETAELVHVFLSLMAADATWQVLEQSVHIHPTYGEGLPSLARLLIEDDMPLCPNLYPNL; encoded by the coding sequence ATGGAAACCGCAGATTTAATTGTGATTGGTAGCGGACAAGGTGGCATTCCTTTGGCCGCAGATTTTGCCAAAGCGGGACACAATGTTGTACTTTTTGAACGAGATGCGTTAGGCGGTAGTTGCATTAACTACGGGTGTACTCCTTCTAAAGCGTTTTTAGCAGCTGCCCATGCCGCAGGCCGCGCCCGTCAGGCTGCCAAACTGGGGATTCACACTCAGGTTCAGGTTGACTTTCCTATAGTGATGGAGCGAGTTAGAGGTATTCGCGATCGCTTTAATCAAGGGGTTCGTCAGCGTTTAGAAAATGCTGGAGTGCAAGTAGTTGGCGCTGAAGCCTCGTTCACTGGAGAAGGTATCGTCACAGGCAAAGATATCACCGTTCAAGCACCACTAGTTGTCATCAATACTGGTACATCTTCACTGATCCCAGATATACCTGGTTTAGCCGGAACTCCCTATCTTACCAATCGCAACTTCTTTGATTTAAAGGAACTACCGAAGCGATTACTAGTGATTGGTGCAGGTTATATTGGGCTGGAATTGGGGCAAGGGTTAGCTCGTTTAGGCAGTGAAACTCATCTAATTGTGCGAGGCGATCGCGTGTTGGCACAAGAAGAACCAGATGTTAGTCAAACCTTGGCACAAGCATTACAGCAAGATGGGATTTATCTGCACTTTCAGGTCAATGTACAACGAGTTGACTTTAACAATAATATATTTACGCTCACCTTGAGTAACGGCGAAACCCTTGAGGGTGAAGCTTTAATGGTGGTGATTGGGCGCAAACCCAACACGGATGCATTGAATGTTGCAGCCGCAGGGGTAGAACTGGATAAAAAAGGCTTTATCAAAATCAACGATCAATTTCAGACAACCACTAAAGGAATTTACGCCATCGGAGATGCTGCCGGACAACCAGCCTTTACCCATGTTTCTTGGGAAGATTACCGTCGCTTGAAAGCCATTTTATGCGGGGAACAACGCACCCGCAGCGATCGCGTTCTCGGTTATGCGGTGTACACGGAACCACAAGTTGGACGGGTAGGAATGACGCTAGAGCAAGCACAGAAGCAGGGTATTAACGCCCGTGCTGTCACCCTACCAATAGATCAGATTGCCCGTGGAATTGAATGGGGACATGACTTAGGGTTTTACCGCATGGTAATTGATCGCGACACTGACAAAATCTTAGGCGCAACCCTGGTTGGCTATGAAACAGCAGAATTGGTGCATGTATTTTTATCCCTGATGGCAGCGGATGCAACTTGGCAGGTGTTAGAACAATCGGTGCATATCCACCCGACTTACGGTGAAGGATTACCTAGCCTGGCACGACTTTTGATTGAAGATGATATGCCACTTTGCCCAAACCTTTATCCCAATTTGTAA
- a CDS encoding class I SAM-dependent methyltransferase, translating to MLDLGTGPGTQAIALAERGFQVMATDLSEAAINQAAAKANQKGLEISFRQDDILNSCLEKSFDLILDRGCFHVLPPQSYGTYVQTVETY from the coding sequence GTGCTGGATTTAGGAACAGGGCCAGGAACCCAAGCGATCGCCCTCGCTGAACGAGGATTCCAAGTGATGGCAACAGATTTGTCAGAAGCAGCCATTAATCAAGCAGCAGCAAAAGCAAACCAGAAGGGTTTAGAAATTTCGTTTCGGCAAGATGATATTCTCAACAGTTGTCTGGAAAAATCTTTCGATTTGATTCTCGACAGAGGATGCTTCCATGTTCTGCCACCCCAAAGCTATGGTACTTACGTGCAAACAGTCGAAACTTATTAA
- a CDS encoding FdhF/YdeP family oxidoreductase — translation MDTNPQPQPPFHETNENTPEIGGGLPVIEYWAKHTLSPEGPHLWKTLFHKSACLSCSWGTGGQKGGFTNEAGEKLQRCMKSVEAISAEIQPPVPVHFFDSHTITDLQQLSSMEADRLGRLSFPVIRRSGSDHYERISWEEIYAIATDAFKKPPERVASYSSGRGSNEAAFLLQLLLRTLGSNNLADCSDLCHAPSTTALKEMFGTNTSIVSLESLKQADCVVLAGSNSAYNHPRLMNELIKLRDKGGKVIVINPVMEIGLVKFGSPAFPIKSLIPGSDIASLYLQPIPGSDVALFVGIQKALIEQGFVQYDFLQAYTQGWEAVLEQVRSLSWETITTTCGVSKVEIAAAATIIGTSKAVVFGWAMGITQHTNGVDNVYSIANTALISGQIGRMGAGVMPVRGHSNVQGFGSMGVTVKLKEEIKQALEQLLGRSLNLPKGYHTRDLIEAAQAGKVDSLICVGGNIYGANPDSAQAKRALGNIDTIIYLATKPNIGHFNGLAKTNTIIIPVLNRFENPHKTTVESGNNFVRLNDEGKTHLKNADLISEVEFLTELAHRLLGDYPVEWRKLQDTRYVRQLIATTIPGYEKIATIDDTKEEFIISGRIVTEPHFKTPSGKAKMLTTPLPNLALPQPLDFDIDESANSLVLALMTGRSYSQHNTVVYKIDDQYRGMPHRHCILMNRTDAQKIGLAQHDLVTVQGDADKLENIEVIYGAVREGAALMFYPEVNVIFKARTETRCGTPAYKRVPVVVYGKQRSPH, via the coding sequence ATGGATACCAACCCTCAGCCCCAACCGCCCTTCCACGAAACCAATGAAAATACCCCAGAAATTGGCGGTGGGTTGCCTGTAATTGAGTATTGGGCAAAGCACACACTGTCACCAGAAGGGCCACATCTTTGGAAAACCCTGTTTCACAAAAGTGCTTGCCTGTCCTGCTCCTGGGGGACTGGTGGACAAAAAGGCGGATTCACCAATGAAGCGGGTGAGAAACTGCAACGCTGCATGAAAAGTGTAGAAGCAATTTCAGCCGAAATCCAACCTCCGGTTCCAGTCCACTTCTTTGATTCCCACACAATTACTGACCTACAACAGCTATCCTCTATGGAAGCAGATCGCCTGGGAAGACTGAGCTTCCCAGTGATTCGACGCTCAGGTAGTGACCATTATGAGCGCATTTCTTGGGAAGAGATTTATGCGATCGCCACAGATGCATTTAAGAAACCACCAGAGCGAGTTGCATCCTACAGTTCCGGGCGTGGCTCCAACGAAGCGGCATTTTTACTACAACTGCTGCTGCGAACCCTAGGTTCCAATAATTTGGCAGATTGCTCAGATCTGTGCCATGCTCCTTCCACAACCGCACTCAAGGAGATGTTTGGCACAAACACCTCAATTGTCAGCCTAGAAAGCTTGAAGCAGGCAGATTGTGTAGTATTAGCAGGGTCAAATTCCGCTTATAACCATCCACGTTTGATGAATGAGTTGATCAAACTGCGGGACAAGGGTGGCAAAGTGATTGTGATCAATCCCGTGATGGAAATTGGATTGGTGAAATTTGGCTCTCCGGCATTCCCAATTAAATCTCTAATTCCTGGTTCTGACATTGCTTCATTATATCTTCAGCCGATTCCGGGTAGTGATGTAGCGCTGTTTGTGGGCATTCAGAAAGCGCTAATTGAACAGGGGTTTGTGCAGTATGACTTTTTGCAAGCATACACCCAAGGGTGGGAAGCAGTATTAGAACAGGTGCGATCGCTTTCTTGGGAAACTATCACTACTACCTGCGGCGTATCCAAAGTAGAAATTGCAGCCGCCGCAACCATCATCGGCACATCAAAAGCTGTGGTCTTTGGTTGGGCTATGGGAATTACCCAACATACCAATGGTGTTGATAATGTCTACAGCATCGCCAATACAGCGTTAATTAGCGGTCAGATTGGCAGAATGGGAGCCGGAGTTATGCCTGTGCGGGGACATTCCAACGTCCAGGGCTTTGGCTCAATGGGTGTAACTGTGAAACTCAAAGAAGAAATCAAGCAAGCCTTGGAGCAGTTGTTGGGGCGATCGCTAAATTTACCCAAGGGTTATCACACTCGTGACCTCATCGAAGCAGCCCAAGCGGGCAAAGTGGATAGTCTCATCTGTGTAGGTGGTAATATCTATGGTGCTAATCCTGACTCAGCACAGGCAAAACGAGCATTGGGTAATATTGATACTATTATCTATCTCGCTACTAAACCCAATATTGGGCATTTTAACGGATTGGCGAAAACGAACACAATCATTATTCCCGTCCTCAACCGATTTGAAAACCCCCACAAAACCACCGTTGAATCGGGTAACAACTTTGTGCGCCTCAATGATGAAGGCAAAACTCACTTGAAGAATGCAGATTTAATTTCCGAAGTCGAGTTTTTAACTGAACTGGCACATCGCCTACTGGGTGATTATCCTGTCGAATGGCGCAAACTGCAAGATACTCGCTACGTGCGGCAACTGATTGCCACAACCATTCCCGGCTATGAAAAAATCGCGACGATTGACGACACCAAAGAAGAGTTTATCATCTCCGGGCGCATCGTCACCGAACCCCATTTTAAAACGCCGTCAGGTAAGGCAAAAATGTTGACTACCCCACTGCCGAATCTGGCTTTACCTCAACCATTAGACTTTGACATTGATGAAAGCGCAAATAGTCTCGTGCTGGCATTAATGACTGGACGCAGCTATTCCCAACACAACACAGTGGTTTACAAAATTGATGATCAGTACCGGGGAATGCCCCATCGCCACTGCATTTTGATGAATCGCACAGATGCACAAAAGATTGGGTTAGCCCAACATGATCTCGTCACAGTACAGGGCGATGCCGACAAACTAGAGAACATAGAAGTGATTTACGGTGCTGTGCGCGAAGGTGCAGCGTTGATGTTTTATCCGGAAGTGAATGTCATTTTTAAAGCCAGAACAGAAACACGCTGCGGTACGCCTGCTTACAAACGGGTGCCAGTGGTAGTGTATGGAAAACAGCGATCGCCACATTGA
- a CDS encoding aspartoacylase, with product MSQIKRVVIVGGTHGNEITGIYLVKKFERSPNLIQRSSFETLTLIANPKAYAIGKRYTDTDLNRCFLSQDLENPSLSSYEAQRAKVIHQTFGAKGSQPADFVIDLHSSTANMGLSIILGNENLLNIQLAAYLTSISPKVKVLYSTTKNQERSHLDSICQFGCTLEVGAVAQGVLDAALFQETEAIIHVILDYLEAYNQRMPLPVNDTLTAYHNIQTLDYPRNELGEIQAMIHPRLQFRDYQPLHPGEPIFLTFDGQEIPYEGDSIVYPVFINEAAYYEKGIAMCVTEKRDLEIKNYESPW from the coding sequence ATGAGTCAGATCAAACGTGTTGTGATTGTCGGTGGAACCCACGGAAATGAAATAACAGGAATTTATTTAGTGAAAAAATTTGAGCGATCGCCTAATTTGATTCAGCGCTCAAGTTTTGAAACCCTGACACTGATTGCTAATCCTAAAGCCTATGCAATTGGGAAACGCTATACTGATACCGACCTCAATCGCTGTTTTCTTTCCCAAGATTTAGAAAACCCTAGTTTGTCTAGTTATGAAGCCCAACGAGCTAAGGTAATTCATCAAACCTTTGGCGCTAAAGGTAGCCAGCCAGCAGATTTCGTCATAGATTTACACAGTTCTACGGCTAATATGGGACTGTCTATTATTTTAGGTAATGAGAATTTATTAAATATTCAATTAGCAGCTTACCTGACATCGATAAGCCCCAAAGTTAAAGTACTTTATTCAACAACTAAAAATCAAGAAAGGTCTCATCTCGATTCAATTTGTCAATTTGGCTGTACGCTTGAGGTTGGTGCGGTTGCTCAAGGTGTTTTAGATGCCGCTTTATTCCAGGAAACGGAAGCAATTATTCACGTAATTTTAGATTACTTGGAAGCCTACAATCAAAGAATGCCACTGCCTGTAAATGATACGCTGACAGCTTATCATAACATCCAGACACTAGACTATCCCAGAAATGAATTGGGAGAAATTCAGGCCATGATTCACCCAAGATTGCAATTTAGAGATTATCAACCACTGCATCCTGGCGAGCCTATTTTTTTAACATTTGATGGTCAAGAAATTCCCTATGAAGGCGACTCAATTGTCTATCCAGTTTTTATTAATGAAGCAGCCTATTACGAAAAGGGGATTGCAATGTGTGTGACTGAAAAAAGGGATTTAGAAATAAAAAATTATGAATCGCCTTGGTAA
- a CDS encoding LysR substrate-binding domain-containing protein yields the protein MELRHLRYFIAVAEEKNFSYAAQRLHIAQPPLSQQISALEAEIGVKLFNRKKRPLQLTSAGQVFLAEARLVLTQVEHAIIQTQRASRGEIGELIVGTNSSIANSLLPDMLRIFRDRFPNVKLVLRELTAAQQIQELHNRRLDIAFDRLLNSYQQNTALCYLPIARESLVIALPKTHPLASQSQIPLQDLANEPFVLPSTELVPSYTEIIHLCQQAGFFPNVVQEATWMITVLSLVAGGVGVALLPSNVQNLQRKGVVYKPIQDANLTREIVVLWRQEDTSPVLHEFLKVIQELTD from the coding sequence ATGGAACTTCGACATTTGCGGTACTTTATTGCTGTGGCTGAAGAAAAGAACTTTAGCTATGCAGCGCAGCGTTTGCATATTGCACAACCTCCCCTTAGTCAGCAGATTAGCGCATTAGAAGCGGAAATTGGCGTAAAACTCTTTAATCGCAAAAAGCGTCCCCTGCAGCTAACATCTGCAGGACAAGTATTTTTAGCAGAAGCAAGGTTAGTTTTAACTCAAGTCGAACATGCAATTATTCAAACACAACGCGCCAGCCGCGGTGAAATTGGAGAGTTGATAGTAGGCACAAATAGTTCTATTGCCAATAGCTTGCTTCCTGATATGCTGCGAATATTCCGCGATCGCTTTCCCAATGTCAAGCTAGTACTGCGCGAACTCACAGCCGCACAGCAAATTCAAGAACTACACAATCGTCGTCTGGATATCGCTTTTGATCGCTTACTCAATTCCTATCAACAGAATACTGCTTTGTGTTATCTACCAATTGCGCGCGAGTCTTTGGTGATTGCATTACCAAAAACACATCCCCTAGCTTCTCAGTCACAAATTCCTCTGCAAGACTTAGCAAATGAACCTTTTGTTTTACCTTCTACAGAATTAGTTCCTTCCTATACTGAGATTATTCACCTGTGTCAGCAAGCAGGTTTTTTTCCCAATGTCGTTCAAGAAGCCACCTGGATGATTACAGTTCTCAGTTTAGTTGCAGGTGGGGTGGGAGTAGCACTTTTGCCCAGCAATGTCCAAAATCTTCAACGCAAAGGTGTTGTTTATAAACCTATCCAAGACGCAAATCTCACCAGAGAAATTGTAGTTCTTTGGCGGCAAGAAGATACCTCACCTGTCTTGCACGAGTTTCTCAAGGTAATTCAGGAATTGACAGATTGA